The nucleotide sequence ACAGCAAACCTGTCTTTCATCTTGGCTCGTTCGAGCTCAGAAGACTCACTCTTGTTCCATTCCATCTGCTTGTTCTGTTATACCAATTTCATATCGGGGGGATGTGATGAAGGCGAGTTCAGATCTGCTTGTCTTCTCAATCCTGACACATCCCGGCCCTTTTTATTAATCTGTCTATATCTGGAACTCGAGATTTCGCCGCGGATTTCTTCTGGACCACAGCGTTCTGCACTCTGTTGTTGGTCCTGGGCCGTAATCACCCAGCCTAATCACCTGCTCTGTTTCATGCTAGCGCGTGTTCCCAACTGCAGATGCAGAGAGATCTTTGAGTTGGAGCCCATGCCTTGCTTCGAGTTTTCTAACTATCTGACCCACACCCACTTTATTCTGAACAAGTAAGCACATCATCGTCGTAATTATTATTGACTGAAAAGGCCTGTGATACGCAACTGAAGCTGTTCCCCCGTTTACTTTCGTCCTAGAACCAATGCAAGTTGCATTGTTTGCATCTGATTCTCTCCAGCAAGAAATTCAGAGAACCCAAGCAAAAGGcagcatcttttttttttttttgaaacacacAACACATCATCATAGGCGAAAAGTCTTTCCATCGGCAAGGCTTTTTTTTGATGAAAAGCTCCTTTCCATGATTCCATCGCAGACAGAGACGGTGTTCGTGAAGGGAAGGCGTGTGTGGTCATGGTGGCGTTTCCTCCTTTCCAGCCCTGCCCGGGCTGCCTTCCTGCAACCTGTTCCCCGATGCCTGCATAGTGccctgcacccccccccccccccccccccccccccccccccccccccaaaccaaaaaaaaaaacatgccacTACTAGTTTGTGTACAGTACGTAGATGACATTTCTTTGATGCAGAGTTTTCGTCACTGATAATATACGTATATATAGTAAGCATCTGAATCTGTATTAGTTGCTCTTGCAGACTGCCCAAATATGTACAGTACTTTTTTGCAGATTTTTTCTAAGAGTGGTCTACGTGCAAATAGATACTATATATAGCGTTCTCGAACATCGATTTGTAATGTAATGTAATCTAATAGTTGGTGTGTTGCATTTTGTGAGCTAATTTCCGTGCAGACGGGGCAAGTGTACTACATCAACTGGGAGGACGGCACCCGAACGACGGTGGACCCGCGCACGACGTCGGCCTTcacctcgccgacgccgcgctccACGTCGTCGGCGTCTCGGCGCACCCGCCGCGCGTCCACACCGTCGTCGGGGTACACCTCCGTGTCGTCGTCCGTGGGCGCGGACGTCACCGGCACGTGGCGGGGCGCCGCCGGCAACGACAGCGGCTACGACAACGACGATGAGGAAGAGGACGgggacgaggaggacgacgatgaggaggacgaggccgagagcagcagcaccaccagcagCACGGGCAGCAGCCGGGGGTCGGCCGTCTCGTCCACGCTCTCGTCCTTCTCGCCCACCGACGAGTCCGGCTCCGGCGACAACGGCGGCCGAGGCCTCGGCGGCGCCGGGCACGTGCTCGTGGCGGCTGGGTGCCGCGCCTGCTTCATGTACTTCATGGTGCCGAAGCGCGCCGACGTGTGCCCCAAGTGCGGCAGCTCcggcctcctccacctcagccacaACGGCTACGCCTGAGATCGCCGTAGTTCGCTTCGCTAATTGTAGGGGGGACCTCTCCGCCTGTCGCGCAGGCAGTCGTGCAAGCAACCTCTGTTGGCTTGACCATCTAGAGATCTTCTTCCATAAAAACTAGGAGTACTACGAGTTTTTgttgcagagagagagagagagagagagaggaggagaggtCCCCAAACCCAATCTTTTGCCATTCATTTCCTGCTACATTGTACGCCAATTGCCAATGTATGGGAGCAGAGAGGAACCATTCcttgatttctttttctttctttgtttctttctttcACTCCCTCCTGTATTTTCCTTCCATGGATGTCACTGTTTTCCCTCTACGTTTCTGCTTGTGTAATTCAGCCAGCTAGGTAGAGACATCAGGCTAACCCTTTTTCTTTATTTGCGTCATATTTGTTCTTATTATTAGTTGGCCCTCATCAAGAATAACCACTTGTATTTGTGCCTCAATTTAGTTAGGCATTGGCATATGTATGTCTGGGAGGATTGATTATCTCTCTATATTGGTGGTGGCATGTACTACACCAGCATTTTTATGAATGTGCAAGTATGATCCAGGGACGCATGGCGTACAAGTTTACCAACCACTGGTGTCTGGTGGGCCGGGCTGCTTGTTTTCTGGCGGTGCAATATTCTTTTGGTGTGTGTCTTGGAAGCGAGTGCATGTACATGTAGTAGAATACAGACGATGCGCCTGGGCTGGCCCTGGCCGGGCCCGCTGTTGCATTGCTGGTTTGCTTGCTGCTACTGTACGCTCTCAGTCTCATCAGCTCAGAGCAGCTCCACTCCGGTCCGGTCCGGTCCTAGCATAGCTAGCTTGTTGTGCTCATCCGTATCTGACGCCGGCCCTGCCTGCGCCTGTCATGCCGTGCATGTTCCTGCCAACCAAAAATTCCTCGCTTGTGAGGGGAGAGACATACTCCCTAGATATGCTTAGATAGATTCTTCATAGTATGTATATATTTTAATCGTGGGGTGTAGGAGTAGAAGTATTGCGTATGGGAATGCAGTGACCCAGCGAGTGAGATCACAGATGAGGTGCAGGCAGCTGGTTCACGTGCAGCGTCTGTGCTGGCGTGCTACGCTCTCGTCAGTGGAATTGGGATGTTTGTCTTGTTTTATACGTACAAACTATAGTACTGTACTATCCTTCGTTCAAAACTGGCACACTACTTATATTATACGTATTAATTACTCTTGTGGTTATCGACACTTAGAATCTACTCACTCCCTTCTCAAAAGCTGAAATTCTCGTTTCTTGACAAATCAAATAATCACAAATAGagttaaatatatattaaaaacacTAATATTTATGATCCGTAATAAGTGTTATTACCTCTGTTCCCTTTTctaaaacacacacatatatcaaaaTTCAAACTTTAAAAAAATTTAAGTAATGACTTCGGCACGGATGGCTGTATTTTATCCACCTGCACCGCCACTACCCATGCCTGTCTCCCCTCACATgccctctccccccccccccccccccccccctctctctctctctctctccggcgaCCGACGAGCTCCTCCCCAGGGGCGTCCTCCCCGTGCCCGCCCTaagctcgccggccatggcggatccgGCCCCGACCATGGCGGATCCGACGAGGTACGCCTTATCCTTctgctcgtcctcctcctcctgcgttAGGGTTCCTGCGAGCCTCTCCCTTCTTCCCAAATTCTGACGGCATTAGAAGGAATGGGGGTTTGGGGAGGAAGGCTGGCCAGGCGATGGGGAGGCCGGCAGGCGGTTTAGGGGCCCTGGCGGAAGTGGAGGCGGCCAGGCTAGGTCAGGACGGGGGAGCCATGGCTATGGCGGCGGCGGTAGGTGGGAGGGGAAGATGGTGCCCGCGGCCGCAGAGCTCCGGCAAAACCCTAATCGTCGTGGCGGGGCGGTGGGCGGCGGTGGGGGCGAGGGGCGTCGGAGAGGGAGAAGCAGCTGGGAGGAGGAAGCACCGCGGGAGGAAGAAAAACAGTAGCATTGTTGCTATAAATGGCATGGCCGTGCGATCTGTTTGTATTAGGGTCGGCCGTAATATAGCTGCGTACAAATTTTAATAGTGTGGCTAAGTTTTTTTAACTGTTATATTATAAACTTGATGTGGTTAGATTTGTAAGCGATTCTATTATCTAATAATCTTGAATTTATGATTATAACTAATACAATATAAAGTAAATAAATGGTCAAAATATAATTTAGATGAGCGTGTCACTCAAAACCGCACCTTTAAAATGGAACAGATGGAGACTAGATTAATCTTATAGTATGTTTTATAATAAATCTATTTAAAGATTATAAATGTCAATATTATTTCCTATATCTAATTAATTAAATTTAGAGTTGTTTAACTTCTTAGTAAgtgagttttttttcttttttttaggaCGGAGTTTTGTAGTTCGAATGCTATTTTTTTATTCTTGAACAAATGTTCGCAGGCATTGGCTTTAGTGTGGTGTACCGGAAGTGATAATATATAATAATAGTGGCACAAGGGCTGTGTCAATTAGGATATGACAAAATCAGCAACTTGCAAAGTGGATTATTATTTACACCCTTGCTTTTATTTAATTTTATTCGGCAAGTTCTAGGAGGAGCACTTGTTCTTTTCTTAATCTTTCGTCACGGTGTGTTGAAGCATTATCCAGTCTTTGAAACCTATAAAATGAGATAGAGGCAGGCACTACTATAACACTAGCTATGAAAACTCTGAATTATTAGTACTAGATAGCTAGCATTCTGTAAAGGCTCCTCTATtttattttaagaaaaagaaatggGGAGAAGAGAAGTGTGGTTTGGAATGAAGGAGACAGGTCCT is from Miscanthus floridulus cultivar M001 chromosome 7, ASM1932011v1, whole genome shotgun sequence and encodes:
- the LOC136463399 gene encoding protein CURLY FLAG LEAF 1-like, with amino-acid sequence MTTAPNIEMIASSLRHCSLNGGAGTGAGGGSGRRRGGTRRRGGADTEGVTVELNSEVALPYHWEQCLDIRTGQVYYINWEDGTRTTVDPRTTSAFTSPTPRSTSSASRRTRRASTPSSGYTSVSSSVGADVTGTWRGAAGNDSGYDNDDEEEDGDEEDDDEEDEAESSSTTSSTGSSRGSAVSSTLSSFSPTDESGSGDNGGRGLGGAGHVLVAAGCRACFMYFMVPKRADVCPKCGSSGLLHLSHNGYA